In a genomic window of Flavobacterium lipolyticum:
- a CDS encoding response regulator produces the protein MKDKIRIHLADDHQVLIDGLSNLLQTVENFEVVGKSYDGNTVYDDITLNNPDILILDISMPKKDGIEVVKELQQKNVPCKIIILSSYDDLKIIKEVMKLGVKGYLTKKCAGENIIEAVEAVYQGQEYYCDAVREKIFNIFSHNNPKLNKNIKVDNPILSAREIEIITLIALEYSGKEIGEQLFISTNTVETHRKNIMKKLQIKGSIGLVKYALKNNLINS, from the coding sequence ATGAAAGATAAAATAAGAATACACCTGGCCGATGATCATCAGGTACTTATTGATGGCCTTAGCAACTTATTGCAGACGGTTGAAAATTTTGAAGTAGTAGGCAAATCATACGATGGCAATACTGTTTATGACGATATTACACTAAACAATCCCGATATCCTGATTCTGGACATTAGTATGCCTAAAAAAGACGGGATCGAGGTAGTTAAAGAACTTCAGCAAAAAAATGTACCCTGTAAAATCATCATTCTCTCCAGCTACGACGATCTGAAAATTATTAAAGAAGTGATGAAACTGGGGGTAAAAGGCTATCTCACAAAAAAATGCGCGGGAGAAAATATTATAGAAGCTGTAGAAGCCGTTTATCAGGGACAAGAATATTATTGTGATGCCGTTAGAGAAAAAATCTTTAATATTTTCTCTCATAACAATCCAAAGCTCAATAAAAATATCAAAGTAGACAACCCAATTCTAAGCGCCCGTGAAATCGAAATCATCACTTTAATTGCATTGGAATACAGTGGAAAAGAAATTGGCGAACAGCTCTTTATCAGTACAAACACGGTCGAAACACACCGAAAAAACATCATGAAGAAACTGCAGATAAAAGGCTCTATTGGCTTGGTAAAATATGCCCTGAAAAATAATTTGATAAATTCCTGA
- a CDS encoding DUF4293 domain-containing protein has translation MIQRIQTVYLILTFLITGVLLFFTPLWTLNNGKPFYFMQDKFYTILLGLSTMLTIISIISYKKRQNQFVMGRLNIILNLILLGLFVYRSLNLSGDTTTIVSEKGIGMFLPIVAIVLLVLANKAIKKDEDLVKSVDRLR, from the coding sequence ATGATACAACGAATTCAGACTGTATATTTAATTCTTACCTTTTTAATCACGGGGGTATTACTGTTTTTTACTCCGCTTTGGACCTTAAATAATGGTAAGCCTTTTTACTTTATGCAGGATAAGTTTTACACGATATTATTAGGTCTGAGTACAATGCTTACGATCATTAGTATCATTTCATACAAAAAAAGACAAAATCAGTTTGTAATGGGCAGGCTGAACATAATATTAAATTTAATTTTATTGGGATTATTTGTATATCGTTCTCTAAATTTATCTGGAGATACTACTACCATTGTATCAGAGAAAGGTATTGGGATGTTTCTACCTATTGTTGCTATCGTATTATTAGTATTAGCTAATAAGGCCATCAAAAAGGATGAAGATCTTGTAAAATCTGTAGACCGTTTGAGGTAA
- a CDS encoding sensor histidine kinase codes for MSFFRYFIFFLLLTTFNSYPTVAQKKTVTENNTDAIVGNTKKNNTYLPEKIRNKQIISLSIVMIILLFFLFYFFYQNNKLRQKIKRKDAKQKILLNVINAGIDSQEVERKKIASFLHDNINSLLSSVGLHLKTFTTQNDIKSDEIQKAKSILQEAHDLLRDMSHDLVPTLLVRFGLIYALEDLCERNSNSHISFKFSSAISTEKRYIEKFEMKLYFIVSELFNNIIKHSDAQKAKIFLSEKNNQFIIVIQDNGKGFETERLNNVEGFGLNRIRARIKKYKGSISITSKANEGTSIKIKVPLPF; via the coding sequence ATGTCCTTTTTCAGATACTTTATATTTTTCCTTCTTTTAACCACTTTTAATAGCTATCCTACTGTTGCTCAGAAAAAAACAGTTACAGAAAACAACACTGATGCAATTGTCGGCAACACAAAAAAAAACAATACTTATCTTCCTGAAAAAATAAGAAACAAACAAATAATAAGTTTATCAATCGTGATGATAATCCTCTTGTTCTTTTTATTTTATTTTTTCTACCAAAACAACAAACTAAGACAAAAAATTAAACGGAAAGATGCCAAGCAAAAAATATTACTAAATGTAATTAATGCCGGCATTGACAGCCAGGAAGTTGAACGTAAAAAAATCGCCTCATTTTTACATGACAACATTAATTCTTTATTATCTTCTGTTGGACTGCATTTAAAAACTTTCACAACACAAAACGATATAAAATCGGACGAAATTCAGAAAGCAAAATCTATTCTACAGGAAGCACACGATCTTTTACGAGATATGTCACACGACTTGGTCCCTACACTTCTGGTTCGTTTTGGGTTAATTTATGCTTTGGAAGATCTATGCGAAAGAAACTCGAATTCTCACATAAGTTTTAAATTTTCGAGCGCCATTTCAACTGAAAAAAGATACATCGAAAAATTTGAGATGAAGCTTTATTTTATTGTTTCGGAACTTTTCAATAACATTATAAAACACAGTGATGCCCAAAAAGCCAAGATTTTCCTATCCGAAAAAAACAATCAGTTTATCATTGTAATTCAGGACAACGGAAAGGGTTTTGAAACCGAAAGATTAAATAATGTTGAAGGTTTTGGACTTAACCGAATCAGGGCAAGAATCAAAAAATACAAAGGAAGTATCTCAATCACTTCAAAGGCAAACGAAGGAACCTCTATAAAAATCAAGGTTCCACTACCATTTTAA
- a CDS encoding metallophosphoesterase family protein — protein sequence MKKILLLSDTHSHIDDTILKYVAQADEVWHAGDIGDLNVTDTIKKLKPLRCVYGNIDDAQARLEFPLHNRFLCEDVSVWITHIGGYPGKYNPNIREEMASDPPKLFICGHSHILKVMFDKKNNLLHMNPGAAGKSGFHQVRTMLRFVIDGDKIKDLEIVEMGKK from the coding sequence ATGAAAAAAATTCTTCTCCTTTCCGATACGCACAGTCATATTGACGATACTATTTTAAAATATGTAGCTCAGGCCGATGAAGTCTGGCATGCTGGAGACATTGGTGATCTGAATGTTACGGATACAATTAAAAAGTTAAAGCCGCTGCGATGTGTATATGGTAATATTGACGATGCGCAGGCGAGATTAGAATTTCCTTTACACAATCGGTTTTTATGTGAGGATGTTTCCGTGTGGATTACACATATTGGCGGATATCCGGGAAAGTATAATCCCAATATAAGAGAAGAGATGGCGTCGGATCCGCCTAAATTATTTATCTGTGGGCATTCACATATACTAAAAGTTATGTTTGATAAAAAAAATAATCTGCTGCATATGAATCCCGGAGCGGCCGGAAAAAGCGGATTTCATCAGGTTCGAACAATGTTGCGATTTGTAATTGACGGTGATAAAATAAAGGATCTGGAAATAGTTGAAATGGGTAAAAAGTAA
- the truA gene encoding tRNA pseudouridine(38-40) synthase TruA, with amino-acid sequence MRYFIQFAYNGTNYHGWQFQPNASSVQETLNKALSILLNTPINVMGAGRTDTGVHAEEMYGHFDIESPLDIPNLIHKLNSYLPKDIAVFNILLVHNDAHCRFDATKRTYEYHINTVKNPFLQELSWYFNQKLDVDLMNEAAKILLNHTDFQCFSKVNTDVNTFDCTIFEAYWKQENNKLIFTISANRFLRNMVRSIVGTLVNIGLYKISLTDFETIIASKSREKAGFSVPAHGLYLTEIDYDYLSL; translated from the coding sequence TTGAGATATTTTATTCAATTTGCTTATAACGGAACTAATTATCATGGCTGGCAATTTCAGCCCAATGCTTCTTCTGTTCAGGAAACTTTAAACAAAGCACTATCCATTTTATTGAACACTCCCATAAACGTTATGGGTGCCGGAAGAACGGATACCGGAGTTCATGCGGAAGAGATGTATGGACATTTTGATATTGAAAGCCCGCTGGATATTCCAAATTTAATACACAAACTCAACTCCTATTTACCCAAAGACATTGCTGTTTTTAATATTCTTCTCGTTCACAATGACGCTCATTGCCGATTTGATGCTACTAAAAGAACCTACGAATACCACATCAACACGGTTAAAAACCCTTTTTTACAGGAATTGAGCTGGTATTTCAATCAAAAATTAGATGTAGATTTAATGAATGAAGCTGCAAAAATTCTACTGAATCATACCGACTTCCAATGCTTTTCAAAAGTAAATACCGATGTCAATACTTTTGATTGCACGATTTTTGAGGCGTATTGGAAACAAGAAAACAATAAACTAATTTTTACCATCTCGGCCAATCGTTTTCTTAGAAATATGGTTCGCTCAATTGTTGGAACACTAGTAAATATCGGCTTGTATAAAATTTCTCTAACTGATTTTGAAACAATCATCGCCAGCAAAAGCAGAGAAAAAGCCGGATTTTCGGTACCGGCACATGGATTGTATTTAACCGAAATTGACTACGATTACTTATCGCTGTAG